The following proteins are encoded in a genomic region of Chloracidobacterium sp.:
- a CDS encoding TM0106 family RecB-like putative nuclease, giving the protein MKKFSERLIYSPTDIVRFLESPFASWMDRHHIENPGVLAPKAISEDARLIIETGQAHERKILEQLRGSEGLLYEVEYGDQLGVTLEAIRRRDPIIYQAKLANEFFEGYADFMILDEATGRYQIWDAKLAHSPKPYYAVQLCAYSELYAEMTGEPLPEKFGLILGADAHGISERIEMRSEDFIHYYRNLKERFLEMQGAYDADLDQCPIPDPGADHYEWQEYADAYLDERDHLIRVAGITAGQIKKLAEVGICTLTALAETAISNVSKLPSASLEKLKHQARLQNETRKLRTIDKNAAALFDILPTVDENGRPVGLAALPEEDPYDVFFDMEGYPLIPGGLEYLFGNTIIDPVTGEYQFIDFWAHDREGEKEAFEQFIDWVFDRWQKHPLMHIYHYAAYEVAAVRRLSTFHDTRQEEVDQLLKREVFCDLYKIVRQGVRIGEQGYSIKKVEGIYWPQGRTGVVTLSIGSVVHYARWIGSGEPRDWQNSPILKEIRDYNKDDCDSTAMLAKWLRGLAAEKGIPPVRAAAADLSPNELEIKPLDPVIQARLEIGERLREKADDISLTLADLIDFHRREQKPVWWKFFERCGSDADVLRDDSECIADVEAEGEPYPEKKSLAQRYRFDPTQECKLHAAKETTIFFSHANKVEFTLISLDLDSGTLELKITADKLAALGGEFPQRGSLVPLEYVRQKPIQEALTAVAASHLNGNLNAAANSLLTRKVPPGLPQKQGETTVDLAIRVARQMDGDCLVIQGPPGTGKTYTASHMIAALLADGKRIGITSNSHKAIINLLDACGRTLKEQGRSLAGFKVGGNKDDAVFRDNPDLLCEDKPAEAVKNYHEGVLAGTAWLFSRDDFPEPVDHLFIDEAGQVPLANVIAMSGNAKNLVLLGDQMQLEQPIQGSHPGDARLSALQYALKDIENSREDDVVLHAVVRDDYGIFLGESRRMHPAVCQFISESVYEGRLHAFEDCARQAIASADTADGGWRQNGIVFLGVEHDGDIQSSDEEAEKITEIYEHLRGRLYTDKAGTTVPIELSDFLFIAPYNAQVRKLEQMLPHGARIGSVDLFQGQEAPVCILSLCSSFGEYGSRGINFILNKNRVNVAVSRAKCLAVVVADPRIATTPPNSIETMQLLNLFCKLLPFQHMPA; this is encoded by the coding sequence ATGAAAAAGTTTTCCGAGCGTTTGATCTATTCACCGACGGATATCGTGCGGTTCCTTGAGTCGCCGTTTGCGTCGTGGATGGATCGGCACCACATCGAGAATCCGGGCGTCTTGGCACCAAAAGCGATATCGGAAGATGCCCGGCTGATCATCGAGACCGGTCAGGCCCACGAGAGGAAGATACTCGAACAGCTTCGCGGTTCGGAAGGTCTGCTTTACGAAGTTGAATATGGCGATCAGCTCGGCGTGACGCTCGAGGCTATCCGCCGACGCGACCCCATCATCTATCAGGCAAAGCTCGCAAACGAGTTCTTTGAAGGCTATGCCGACTTCATGATCCTCGACGAAGCTACCGGCCGTTACCAGATCTGGGATGCGAAGCTCGCCCATTCACCCAAGCCGTATTACGCGGTCCAGCTCTGCGCCTATTCGGAACTCTATGCCGAAATGACCGGCGAGCCGCTCCCCGAAAAGTTCGGCCTTATCCTCGGGGCCGATGCCCACGGCATTTCGGAGCGTATCGAGATGCGCAGCGAAGATTTTATCCATTATTACCGCAACCTTAAGGAGCGTTTCCTTGAGATGCAGGGTGCATACGACGCCGACCTCGATCAATGCCCGATCCCAGATCCCGGGGCAGATCACTATGAGTGGCAGGAATATGCCGACGCATACCTTGATGAAAGAGACCATTTGATACGCGTTGCCGGTATCACGGCAGGACAGATCAAAAAGCTTGCCGAGGTGGGCATCTGTACACTAACCGCACTTGCCGAGACCGCGATCTCCAACGTGAGCAAGCTGCCGTCCGCATCTCTTGAAAAGCTGAAACACCAAGCGCGGCTGCAGAATGAAACGCGCAAACTGCGGACGATCGATAAGAACGCTGCCGCGCTCTTCGACATTCTCCCGACGGTTGACGAGAATGGCCGTCCCGTAGGGCTTGCCGCACTTCCGGAAGAGGATCCGTATGATGTTTTCTTTGATATGGAAGGCTATCCGCTTATACCCGGCGGCCTTGAATATCTGTTCGGCAATACGATCATCGATCCCGTGACCGGCGAATACCAATTCATAGACTTTTGGGCACACGACAGAGAGGGCGAAAAAGAGGCGTTCGAGCAATTCATCGACTGGGTCTTTGACCGCTGGCAAAAGCACCCTTTGATGCACATATATCATTACGCCGCCTATGAGGTCGCTGCGGTACGGCGGCTGAGCACTTTCCATGACACGCGGCAAGAAGAGGTCGATCAGCTGCTGAAGCGCGAGGTCTTTTGCGATCTTTATAAGATCGTAAGGCAGGGCGTCCGGATCGGCGAGCAGGGATATTCGATCAAAAAGGTCGAGGGAATCTATTGGCCGCAAGGCCGCACCGGCGTCGTTACGCTGTCGATCGGTTCGGTGGTACATTACGCACGCTGGATCGGAAGCGGCGAACCTCGCGATTGGCAGAATAGCCCTATTCTCAAGGAGATACGCGATTACAACAAGGACGACTGCGACTCTACCGCGATGCTCGCCAAGTGGCTGAGAGGGCTCGCGGCCGAGAAAGGCATTCCGCCGGTGCGGGCGGCCGCCGCTGATCTGTCACCCAACGAACTTGAGATCAAGCCGCTCGACCCGGTCATACAAGCACGGCTTGAGATCGGAGAGAGGCTTCGGGAAAAGGCGGATGATATATCGCTTACGCTTGCCGATCTTATCGACTTTCACCGCCGCGAGCAAAAACCCGTCTGGTGGAAGTTCTTCGAAAGATGCGGCTCGGATGCCGATGTCCTGCGCGATGACAGCGAATGTATCGCCGATGTGGAGGCTGAAGGCGAGCCGTATCCCGAAAAAAAGTCGCTGGCACAGCGGTACCGTTTTGATCCTACCCAGGAGTGTAAGCTCCATGCTGCCAAAGAAACTACTATCTTTTTCTCGCATGCAAATAAAGTAGAGTTCACTCTCATCTCGCTCGACCTCGATTCAGGCACACTGGAATTGAAGATCACTGCAGATAAGCTTGCGGCACTCGGAGGCGAATTCCCTCAGCGAGGTTCGCTAGTGCCCTTGGAGTATGTTAGACAAAAGCCGATCCAGGAGGCGCTGACCGCCGTTGCGGCTTCTCATCTCAACGGAAATTTGAACGCGGCGGCAAACTCGCTGCTTACGCGCAAAGTCCCGCCCGGCCTGCCTCAAAAGCAGGGCGAGACGACGGTCGATCTTGCCATAAGGGTCGCCAGGCAGATGGACGGCGACTGCCTTGTCATTCAAGGCCCGCCCGGAACGGGAAAAACCTATACGGCCTCGCATATGATCGCGGCCCTGCTCGCAGACGGCAAGCGTATCGGCATTACGTCCAACAGCCATAAAGCGATCATCAACCTGCTTGACGCATGCGGCCGCACACTGAAAGAACAAGGACGCTCGTTGGCCGGCTTCAAGGTCGGCGGTAATAAGGATGACGCGGTCTTTCGCGACAATCCCGATCTCCTTTGTGAAGACAAACCCGCCGAAGCTGTCAAAAATTATCATGAAGGCGTCCTTGCCGGCACCGCATGGCTTTTTTCACGGGATGACTTTCCCGAACCGGTTGACCATCTGTTCATCGACGAGGCAGGGCAGGTGCCGCTTGCGAACGTGATCGCAATGAGCGGCAACGCAAAGAACCTCGTCCTGCTCGGCGATCAGATGCAGTTGGAGCAGCCGATCCAAGGCTCGCACCCCGGCGACGCGAGGCTTTCGGCTCTGCAATATGCTTTAAAGGACATCGAGAACAGCCGCGAGGACGATGTGGTGCTCCACGCGGTGGTTCGTGACGACTACGGCATCTTTCTCGGCGAATCGAGGCGTATGCATCCTGCGGTCTGCCAATTCATATCCGAAAGCGTTTACGAGGGCCGCCTTCACGCCTTTGAGGATTGTGCGAGACAGGCAATAGCATCAGCGGACACGGCGGATGGCGGATGGCGGCAAAACGGCATCGTGTTCCTTGGTGTCGAACACGACGGCGACATCCAATCGAGCGATGAAGAGGCCGAGAAGATCACTGAGATCTACGAACACCTCCGCGGCCGCCTCTATACCGACAAGGCCGGTACGACCGTGCCTATTGAACTGTCTGACTTTCTCTTTATCGCACCTTATAACGCACAAGTGCGCAAACTTGAGCAGATGCTGCCGCATGGTGCACGCATCGGCAGCGTTGATCTGTTCCAAGGGCAGGAAGCGCCGGTCTGCATACTGTCGCTGTGTTCGAGTTTCGGCGAATACGGCTCACGCGGCATCAATTTCATCCTCAATAAGAACCGTGTGAATGTCGCGGTCTCACGGGCAAAATGCCTTGCCGTTGTGGTCGCCGATCCGCGGATCGCGACAACGCCGCCGAATTCGATCGAGACGATGCAGCTCCTTAACCTATTCTGCAAGCTTTTGCCGTTTCAGCACATGCCCGCGTGA